The following coding sequences are from one Odontesthes bonariensis isolate fOdoBon6 chromosome 10, fOdoBon6.hap1, whole genome shotgun sequence window:
- the znf740b gene encoding zinc finger protein 740b isoform X1 produces the protein MTHHSNSSVRDHMKWAGLLGCEAVLSSMALMQANNIPGQKKMMSALGQGHRASTESHQAHSQHSQNHHGHQGHHGQAHHSLMGHSSDGSCPPLLIRKDGEYHTARIIEDKDAQTNQNMQPKKKHKKSGSSNKVKEKVELLLPQMDMDDDSSLKVQKNFICDHCYGAFRSSYHLKRHILTHTGEKPFACDACDMRFIQRYHLDRHKRVHSGEKPYQCDRCHQSFSRTDRLLRHRRLCTVGISKEESQYSQDASAHPASWSPLQSSNNRLTV, from the exons ATGACACACCATTCCAACAGTTCAGTTCGAGACCATATGAAATGG GCTGGGTTGCTGGGCTGCGAGGCGGTGCTGTCCAGCATGGCCCTGATGCAAGCCAACAACATCCCAGGCCAGAAGAAGATGATGTCAGCCTTGGGTCAGGGCCACAGGGCCAGCACTGAGAGTCACCAGGCCCACTCGCAGCACAGCCAAAACCACCATGGGCACCAGGGTCATCATGGACAAGCCCACCACAGCCTCATGGGACACTCTTCAGATGGGAGCTGTCCGCCCCTG CTAATCCGGAAAGACGGGGAGTATCACACAGCACGGATAATTGAGGATAAGGATGCGCAGACTAACCAGAATATGCAACCCaagaagaaacacaaaaaatctGGGTCGTCCAACAAGGTTAAAGAGAAAGTGGAG CTCTTACTTCCACAGATGGATATGGACGATGACAGCTCCTTGAAGGTCCAGAAGAACTTCATCTGTGATCACTGCTACGGGGCTTTCCGGAGCAGCTACCACCTCAAGCGACATATTCTTACGCATACGG GGGAAAAGCCATTTGCCTGCGATGCATGTGATATGCGGTTCATTCAGCGCTACCACCTGGACCGACACAAGAGGGTTCACAGCGGAGAAAAGCCGTACCAGTGTGATCGCTGCCATCAG AGCTTCTCACGGACAGACAGACTGCTAAGACACCGACGGCTGTGTACAGTTGGGATAAGCAAAGAGGAAAGCCAGTACTCCCAGGATGCATCTGCTCATCCAGCCTCCTGGAGTCCCCTACAGTCTTCTAACAACCGTCTGACCGTCTGA
- the znf740b gene encoding zinc finger protein 740b isoform X2 produces MALMQANNIPGQKKMMSALGQGHRASTESHQAHSQHSQNHHGHQGHHGQAHHSLMGHSSDGSCPPLLIRKDGEYHTARIIEDKDAQTNQNMQPKKKHKKSGSSNKVKEKVELLLPQMDMDDDSSLKVQKNFICDHCYGAFRSSYHLKRHILTHTGEKPFACDACDMRFIQRYHLDRHKRVHSGEKPYQCDRCHQSFSRTDRLLRHRRLCTVGISKEESQYSQDASAHPASWSPLQSSNNRLTV; encoded by the exons ATGGCCCTGATGCAAGCCAACAACATCCCAGGCCAGAAGAAGATGATGTCAGCCTTGGGTCAGGGCCACAGGGCCAGCACTGAGAGTCACCAGGCCCACTCGCAGCACAGCCAAAACCACCATGGGCACCAGGGTCATCATGGACAAGCCCACCACAGCCTCATGGGACACTCTTCAGATGGGAGCTGTCCGCCCCTG CTAATCCGGAAAGACGGGGAGTATCACACAGCACGGATAATTGAGGATAAGGATGCGCAGACTAACCAGAATATGCAACCCaagaagaaacacaaaaaatctGGGTCGTCCAACAAGGTTAAAGAGAAAGTGGAG CTCTTACTTCCACAGATGGATATGGACGATGACAGCTCCTTGAAGGTCCAGAAGAACTTCATCTGTGATCACTGCTACGGGGCTTTCCGGAGCAGCTACCACCTCAAGCGACATATTCTTACGCATACGG GGGAAAAGCCATTTGCCTGCGATGCATGTGATATGCGGTTCATTCAGCGCTACCACCTGGACCGACACAAGAGGGTTCACAGCGGAGAAAAGCCGTACCAGTGTGATCGCTGCCATCAG AGCTTCTCACGGACAGACAGACTGCTAAGACACCGACGGCTGTGTACAGTTGGGATAAGCAAAGAGGAAAGCCAGTACTCCCAGGATGCATCTGCTCATCCAGCCTCCTGGAGTCCCCTACAGTCTTCTAACAACCGTCTGACCGTCTGA
- the csad gene encoding LOW QUALITY PROTEIN: cysteine sulfinic acid decarboxylase (The sequence of the model RefSeq protein was modified relative to this genomic sequence to represent the inferred CDS: inserted 1 base in 1 codon; substituted 1 base at 1 genomic stop codon) — protein MAHVSPLSSDGQTMEPTLRDLSEPLIDHAEGQLFLNEAFKIIVEEVLCKGTDVKQKVCEWKEPDELALQLDLQLRDTGEPQARLLQRVRDVAKYSIKTRKTDRDSRNSHPHFFNQQFGGVDYHALAGRFLTXALNTNLFTYEVAPVFVLMETEVLRALRQLVGWTEGDGIFCPGGSTSNMYAMNLARYKLFPQVKSQGLRGLPQMTVFTSPESHYSVKKGAAFLGFXDNVIMVKVDEGGRMIPEDLDEKLELSKSLGAVPFFVSCTSGTTVQGAFDPLDRIADVCEKHNLWLHVDAAWGGSVLFSKQHKHLMKGADRANSVGWNPHKMLVAGLQCSVLLLKDTTNLLKRCHSANASYLFQQDKFYDVNLDIGDKSVQCSRKVDCLKLWLMWKAVGSAGLEERVDKAFLHVRYLVERMKKRDGFLLLREPEFVNVCFWFIPPSLRGMEGNADYQNRLAKVAPIIKERMMKQGTMMVGYQPLGNIGNFFRVTVFSPLISHKDMDFFLDEIERLGKDL, from the exons atGGCTCACGTGTCCCCATTATCGT CAGACGGACAGACAATGGAGCCAACTCTCCGTGACCTGAGTGAGCCTCTCATTGACCATGCGGAGGGCCAACTCTTCTTGAACGAAGCCTTTAAGATTATTGTGGAGGAGGTGCTCTGCAAAGGCACAGATGTCAAACAGAAG GTGTGTGAGTGGAAAGAGCCCGATGAGCTGGCGCTGCAGCTGGATCTGCAGCTGAGAGACACTGGGGAACCACAAGCCAGGCTCCTGCAGAGAGTGAGAGATGTCGCCAAGTACAGCATAAAGACAAGGAAGACTGACAGAGACAGCCGAAACA GTCACCCCCATTTCTTCAATCAGCAGTTTGGTGGTGTGGACTatcatgccttggctggacgTTTCCTCACCTAGGCTCTCAACACTAACCT CTTCACCTATGAAGTGGCACCAGTCTTTGTGCTGATGGAGACTGAGGTTTTAAGGGCATTACGTCAGCTTGTGGGCTGGACAGAAGGTGATGGTATTTTCTGCCCCGGGGGTTCCACCTCAAACATGTATGCCATGAACCTCGCACGCTACAAACTCTTCCCACAGGTCAAAAGCCAGGGGTTGAGGGGTCTCCCACAAATGACCGTCTTTACATCTCCAGAG AGCCATTACTCGGTGAAGAAAGGTGCTGCGTTTCTGGGTT GGGACAATGTCATCATGGTGAAAGTGGATGAAGG AGGCAGAATGATTCCTGAGGACCTGGATGAAAAATTAGAGTTGTCCAAATCTCTG GGTGCAGTCCCGTTCTTTGTAAGCTGCACGTCAGGCACGACAGTGCAGGGTGCCTTTGACCCACTGGACCGCATAGCTGATGTTTGTGAGAAACACAATCTCTGGCTGCACGTCGAC GCTGCATGGGGAGGAAGTGTGCTCTTTTCCAAGCAGCACAAGCATCTGATGAAAGGAGCTGACAG AGCAAATTCAGTGGGATGGAATCCACACAAGATGCTGGTGGCGGGCCTGCAGTGTTCGGTCTTGCTGCTTAAGGATACCACG AACTTGCTGAAGCGGTGCCACAGCGCCAACGCCTCATACCTCTTCCAGCAAGACAAGTTCTATGATGTTAATCTTGACATCGGAGATAAATCTGTCCAGTGCAGCCGCAAAGTGGATTGTCTGAAGCTGTGGCTGATGTGGAAAGCTGTTGGCTCTGCTGGCTTGGAAGAGCGTGTTGACAAAGCATTCCTCCATGTGAG GTATTTGGTGGAGCgaatgaaaaaaagagatgggTTCCTTCTTTTGAGAGAG CCGGAGTTTGTGAATGTTTGCTTCTGGTTCATTCCACCGAGTCTGAGAGGGATGGAGGGAAACGCAGATTACCAGAACAGGCTGGCAAAA GTGGCTCCGATCATCAAGGAGCGGATGATGAAACAAGGCACCATGATGGTGGGCTACCAACCTCTTGGAAACATAGGCAATTTTTTTCGTGTGACTGTGTTTTCTCCACTCATTTCCCACAAGGACATGGACTTCTTCCTCGATGAAATTGAAAGGCTGGGAAAGGATTTGTAA
- the LOC142390919 gene encoding uncharacterized protein LOC142390919, translating to MAEEPEIQLLRRHKAKLIEILSADADFVLQHADSRCLLSPHGYQQVKSCRIPSEKVRDLLDHVIQRGPEAAQGLLDLLEEQALQETYPMLCFVKDVQVQTLCSGGKDVSRKRKAPELRDIVPTKQTCSKDHGLVKERQLMSVARSIGRSWREIGRLALDISSVKLEQIEEDHSLHVERVFAMLRYWRTRQRGKATAAHLHSLLSQEDWALPPESLECLLETD from the exons ATGGCTGAGGAGCCAGAAATCCAACTGCTGAGACGCCACAAGGCAAAGCTTATCGAGATTCTGAGCGCCGATGCAGATTTTGTGCTGCAGCACGCAGACTCTCGCTGTCTGCTGTCTCCACACGGCTACCAGCAAGTGAAATCTTGCCGAATTCCCAGTGAGAAGGTGAGAGACCTTTTGGATCATGTCATCCAGAGAGGTCCAGAAGCAGCTCAAGGACTGCTCGACCTGCTGGAAGAACAGGCGCTGCAGGAGACCTACCCAATGCTGTGTTTTGTTAAAGATGTGCAAGTCCAAACTCTGTgttcag ggggaaaagacgtgtcaagaaaaagaaaagctccTGAATTACGAGATATAGTTCCAACCAAACAGACCTGCAGCAAGG ACCATGGCTTAGTGAAGGAGAGGCAGCTGATGTCCGTGGCTCGTTCCATCGGCAGGTCTTGGAGGGAGATTGGCAGACTGGCTCTGGACATCTCGTCTGTGAAGCTGGAGCAGATTGAAGAGGACCATTCACTCCATGTGGAGCGAGTCTTCGCCATGCTGCGTTACTGGCGAACGCGCCAGCGAGGAAAAGCCACTGCTGCTCATCTGCACTCCCTCCTCAGTCAGGAAGACTGGGCGTTGCCTCCTGAAAGTCTTGAATGCCTGTTGGAGACTGACTAA